In Juglans microcarpa x Juglans regia isolate MS1-56 chromosome 7D, Jm3101_v1.0, whole genome shotgun sequence, the following are encoded in one genomic region:
- the LOC121239977 gene encoding putative disease resistance RPP13-like protein 1 produces the protein MAEVAGLLLSPFLQVLFERVASREFVDFFRSRKLDSGLLKRLEIVLLSAHAVLEDAEELQFTKDAVKKWLDELKDAVYDAEDILDEIHTEVLRCKLDAEFQTTSTKDLPMHAMPRNRATFQSTWGDQQTMKERRLPSRWLGYRNDYFRSHGNIIVGTFGEMINVRNNMISKVGHMW, from the exons ATGGCCGAGGTTGCAGGCCTACttctctcccccttcctccaAGTACTCTTCGAAAGAGTTGCTTCCCGCGAGTTCGTTGACTTCTTTCGAAGCCGAAAACTTGACAGTGGACTCTTAAAGAGGTTGGAGATAGTGTTGCTGTCTGCGCATGCGGTGCTCGAAGATGCAGAGGAATTGCAATTTACAAAGGATGCGGTGAAAAAGTGGCTTGATGAGCTGAAAGATGCCGTCTATGATGCAGAAGATATCCTTGATGAGATTCATACCGAAGTCTTGCGATGCAAGTTGGATGCTGAATTTCAAACTACTTCAACTAAG GATCTACCTATGCATGCCATGCCAAGAAACAGGGCTACTTTTCAGTCGACATGGGGTGATCAG CaaacaatgaaagaaagaagGCTTCCATCAAGATGGCTTGGTTATCGAAATGATTACTTTAGGAGTCATGGAAACATTATTGTTGGGACATTTGGGGAGATGATTAATGTGAGAAACAACATGATTTCCAAAGTCGGACACATGTGGTAA